GTGATAATTGGTAATTCCGGCCAGGGCAAAGCCATTTTAAACCGGGTTTTAAACGCCGATTGCACCATGAAACAATCATTAAAAGCCGGCTTTTTATCTTTCGATTCTACGCGGGTAAGCAACAACGATGTTGATTTTCCGATTGATGTGATTTTATACAAAAAAGATAGTTATCAGTTGGCCGAGTACCGGTACGAGCAAAAAGAACTAAGCGCCATTTCGGAATTGTGGGCCGAGAAGCTGAAAACTGCCCTGGATAGTATTCCGGAAGATTGGATGGACTCCGCCTTTAATCAGTTACCGGCTAAATCATAATTTTTTAAAAATTTTTCTTTTTGCCTCTCATGAAATTTCAAGTGCATAGTGCATTAGAATACCAGGTGCAGCAGCCCAGTACTTTAATTTTAAACATCCACGCGCTACGTAGCCCTACGCAAACCGTGCTGGAAGAAACCTTGGAGTTAGAGCCTTACCTCCGCGCAGAAGAATTTAGCTTTGGCCAAAACGCGAACCGGCTACTCCGCTTAGAGGTAACGGAACCCCTTACTTTTAAAATAACCTATAAAGCCATCGTTGATACCATTTACCAAATTATCGGTCTGGAAAAAGAATCTGGGACAACGCCGATTATGCAATTAGATGCCGATGTAATTCCCTACCTCTACCCGAGCCGGTATGCCCAGTCTGATAAATTGCAGCGGCTGGCGTATAGTAAATTTGGGAAATACGACAAAGCCTTTGAAAAAGTATGCGCTATAACCGATTGGATTTACGGGAATGTAGAATATTTGAGTGGCAGTACCAATTCGCAAACTTCGGCTTATGACACCGTTACCGAAAGAGCAGGCGTATGCCGCGATTTTGCCCACCTGGGTATTGCTTTATGCCGGGCACTTTCTATACCGGCCCGCTATTTTACGGCTTATGCTTTTAAGTTAAACCCACCAGAT
The sequence above is a segment of the Adhaeribacter swui genome. Coding sequences within it:
- a CDS encoding transglutaminase-like domain-containing protein, translating into MKFQVHSALEYQVQQPSTLILNIHALRSPTQTVLEETLELEPYLRAEEFSFGQNANRLLRLEVTEPLTFKITYKAIVDTIYQIIGLEKESGTTPIMQLDADVIPYLYPSRYAQSDKLQRLAYSKFGKYDKAFEKVCAITDWIYGNVEYLSGSTNSQTSAYDTVTERAGVCRDFAHLGIALCRALSIPARYFTAYAFKLNPPDFHACFEAYIGGNWIIFDATKLAPLNGLVKIANGRDAADAAVASIFGNVSCLSMQVGCDAIEENFTPLYYDINQQQGLSYS